Proteins from a genomic interval of Synechococcales cyanobacterium T60_A2020_003:
- a CDS encoding HEAT repeat domain-containing protein codes for MVIDTAYGLIQAVDQADSPAKLLAAVHTLAQAKTEEGIPTLIKVLGYNNPGAAVAAVEGLVTMGAIAVPALLEQIDGYNYGARAWAIRALARIGDPRALDMLADAAQRDFSLSVRRAAARGLGSIQWSLLHEDVRPHAQAQALEILLAVSQDPEWVVRYASVAGLQAIAPEFALPPLDPSHVIMAHLHQVAHQDAEPAVQARAVWAIQHLSA; via the coding sequence ATGGTGATAGATACAGCGTACGGATTGATTCAAGCCGTAGACCAGGCCGACTCCCCTGCCAAACTGCTGGCCGCAGTCCATACCCTGGCTCAGGCCAAAACGGAGGAAGGCATTCCCACCCTCATCAAAGTTTTGGGCTACAACAATCCTGGCGCAGCCGTAGCGGCCGTTGAGGGGTTGGTCACGATGGGGGCGATCGCCGTGCCTGCCCTCCTAGAGCAGATTGACGGTTATAACTACGGTGCCCGTGCCTGGGCGATTCGGGCGTTGGCGCGTATTGGCGACCCACGGGCGCTGGATATGTTAGCAGATGCTGCCCAACGGGATTTTTCCCTCAGTGTGCGACGGGCAGCGGCACGAGGACTTGGCTCGATTCAGTGGTCACTATTGCACGAGGATGTCCGCCCACACGCCCAAGCTCAAGCCTTGGAGATTTTGCTGGCGGTGTCTCAAGATCCAGAGTGGGTGGTGCGTTATGCCAGTGTTGCCGGATTGCAGGCGATCGCCCCTGAGTTTGCATTGCCCCCTTTAGATCCAAGCCATGTCATCATGGCTCACCTTCACCAGGTCGCCCATCAAGATGCTGAGCCTGCCGTCCAAGCCCGTGCCGTTTGGGCAATTCAACACCTCAGCGCCTAA
- a CDS encoding HEAT repeat domain-containing protein encodes MPPDLTVEQAIANLQQRDDLSLRYYAAWWLGKFRVTDPVAIDALIEALSDDQDRAPDGGFPLRRNAARALGKLGDRRAVSPLIDCLSCPDYYVREAAAQALEELGDPTCIPHLVDLLKREEVNSPPVAGKATMTQPYDSILEALGTLGAIAERETIQAFLEHSVPRVQYAAARALYQLTQDSIYGERLVAALQGKDLQLRRAALMDLGASGYVAAAPAIANALAENSLKLIALKGLLEHQLQQDSMSDRPRVSGEAIAVMEWMDTLL; translated from the coding sequence ATGCCCCCCGACTTGACCGTCGAACAGGCGATCGCCAATCTCCAGCAACGCGACGATCTCAGCTTGCGCTATTACGCGGCTTGGTGGTTAGGGAAGTTTCGCGTCACTGACCCGGTTGCTATCGATGCGTTAATTGAGGCGCTATCTGATGATCAAGATCGCGCACCGGACGGTGGGTTTCCATTACGGCGCAATGCGGCTCGCGCGTTAGGTAAATTGGGCGATCGCCGTGCGGTATCCCCTTTGATTGATTGTCTATCCTGCCCGGACTACTATGTGCGGGAAGCCGCTGCGCAAGCTCTAGAAGAGTTGGGCGATCCAACCTGTATTCCGCATTTAGTTGATCTGCTCAAGCGAGAAGAGGTAAACTCGCCACCCGTTGCAGGGAAGGCGACCATGACTCAACCCTACGACTCAATCTTGGAAGCGTTGGGAACCTTGGGGGCGATCGCCGAACGAGAAACGATCCAGGCGTTTTTAGAGCATTCCGTTCCCCGTGTCCAGTATGCAGCGGCACGAGCCCTCTACCAACTGACCCAAGACTCTATCTACGGTGAGCGGTTAGTTGCGGCTCTCCAAGGCAAGGATCTGCAATTGCGGCGAGCGGCCTTGATGGACTTGGGCGCATCGGGTTACGTGGCAGCGGCTCCGGCGATCGCCAATGCTTTAGCTGAAAATAGCCTCAAGCTAATTGCATTAAAGGGACTCCTCGAACATCAGCTTCAGCAAGATTCTATGAGCGATCGCCCCAGAGTGTCGGGAGAAGCGATTGCTGTTATGGAGTGGATGGATACGCTGTTGTAG
- a CDS encoding phycobilisome linker polypeptide translates to MLTASAIGNSASTPSGSRVFVYEVEGLRQSAETDKNGYPIRKSGSVFFKVPYSRMNEEMQRISRMGGRIVSIKPLG, encoded by the coding sequence ATGCTTACGGCTTCTGCAATTGGTAATTCTGCAAGCACCCCCTCTGGGAGCCGCGTTTTTGTTTACGAAGTTGAAGGACTCCGGCAATCTGCCGAAACCGACAAAAACGGGTATCCCATTCGGAAGAGCGGTAGTGTGTTCTTCAAGGTTCCCTATTCCCGCATGAATGAAGAAATGCAGCGAATTTCCCGCATGGGAGGACGTATTGTTAGCATTAAGCCCCTCGGCTAA